The following coding sequences lie in one Cannabis sativa cultivar Pink pepper isolate KNU-18-1 chromosome 5, ASM2916894v1, whole genome shotgun sequence genomic window:
- the LOC115713325 gene encoding scopoletin glucosyltransferase — translation MSKEIWVVPFFGQGHLFPSMELCKQIASRNINTLLVIPSNLSFSIPSSLRQYPLLQIVEIQPTSAPSAQPGPDPIDQPPHGNPDQFEMGLENLLQAQVTGPDSVRPICAILDVMMDWTTEVFNKFDIPTIGFFTSGACSAAMEYGLWKAQPIDLKPGEVRLLPGLPEEMAVTYLDTNQRPHQPPGPPLHLFGVGHQGPFVDGAHRPPGPPPPPYLGRAGPRQRGPPKHGSQPPWVDGLKGSIALMINTCDYLERPFIEYLTKQIGKPVWGVGPLLPEQFWNSVSSNSILHDHEIRTNRQSNVSEDDVIQWLDSKPRGSVLYVCFGTEVSPSMEEYSELADALEASTQPFIWVVHSGTGRSGPPPSLGTTQEDYFPHGLASQVGPKGLIINGWAPQLLILSHSSIGGFLTHCGWNSTVEAIGLGVPLLAWPIRGDQNYNAKLVVAHLKLGFIISDNLSEKIKKHEIVKGIKTLMGDDDIKSRARNLAAIFQKGFPISSTTNLDVFRDMINNFT, via the coding sequence ATGTCGAAGGAGATATGGGTAGTCCCATTTTTCGGGCAAGGCCATCTTTTCCCAAGCATGGAGCTTTGCAAGCAAATAGCTTCTAGAAACATCAACACTCTCCTTGTTATTCCTTCCAATCTCTCCTTCTCAATTCCCTCCTCTCTCCGCCAATATCCACTTCTCCAAATCGTCGAAATTCAACCAACTTCGGCGCCATCGGCGCAGCCGGGGCCTGACCCAATCGATCAACCTCCCCATGGTAACCCTGATCAATTCGAGATGGGCCTTGAAAACCTCCTCCAAGCCCAAGTAACAGGCCCAGATTCAGTTCGGCCCATTTGTGCCATCCTTGATGTCATGATGGATTGGACGACTGAGGTCTTCAACAAATTTGATATCCCCACGATTGGTTTCTTCACCTCTGGTGCTTGCTCAGCTGCCATGGAGTATGGCCTCTGGAAGGCTCAACCCATTGATCTCAAGCCTGGTGAGGTCCGTTTGCTCCCTGGATTGCCCGAAGAAATGGCAGTTACTTACTTGGATACCAATCAACGACCACATCAGCCACCTGGTCCGCCACTACACTTATTTGGTGTTGGACATCAAGGCCCATTTGTAGATGGTGCACATCGGCCTCCAGGCCCACCACCACCTCCCTATTTAGGTAGGGCCGGACCAAGACAAAGAGGCCCACCAAAACATGGTAGCCAACCACCATGGGTTGATGGATTGAAAGGGTCTATTGCTTTGATGATTAACACGTGTGATTATCTTGAACGTCCATTCATCGAATACTTAACCAAGCAAATAGGAAAGCCTGTGTGGGGTGTGGGACCACTTTTGCCCGAACAATTTTGGAATTCTGTTAGTTCGAATTCGATTCTTCATGATCATGAAATTCGTACAAATCGACAATCAAATGTTTCAGAGGATGATGTCATCCAATGGTTGGATTCGAAGCCACGTGGCTCGGTGTTGTATGTGTGTTTTGGCACTGAGGTTAGTCCATCAATGGAAGAGTACTCAGAACTAGCAGATGCATTAGAGGCGTCAACCCAACCATTTATTTGGGTGGTCCATTCCGGGACGGGAAGGTCAGGTCCTCCACCAAGTCTCGGAACAACCCAAGAAGATTATTTCCCTCATGGGCTTGCTAGCCAAGTTGGCCCAAAAGGTTTGATAATAAATGGTTGGGCCCCACAATTACTCATTCTAAGCCATTCATCGATTGGTGGATTTTTGACACACTGTGGGTGGAACTCTACGGTTGAAGCAATTGGGCTTGGAGTCCCACTCTTGGCTTGGCCCATTAGAGGAGACCAGAATTATAATGCAAAACTGGTTGTGGCTCATCTGAAATTGGGTTTCATTATTTCGGATAATTTATCGGAAAAGATAAAGAAACATGAAATTGTTAAGGGAATAAAGACACTAATGGGGGACGATGACATAAAATCACGAGCAAGAAACCTTGCAGCTATATTTCAAAAGGGATTTCCAATAAGTTCTACCACTAATTTGGATGTTTTTAGAGACATGATAAATAACTTTACTTAA
- the LOC115713329 gene encoding protein LPA3 isoform X2 has product MPISESILSSSTRLTAIPSLSLATSQTQKSVGNKCRHLRVKCNYGSLGGGTGASFMGSKENVKVVSNWVKGGDIDNASVELDVPFPQDYSELLQQAKKATALALKDNRQLMEIEFPTAGLESVPGDGEGGIEMTESMVLIRDFCDRFVDTVKAVRTRIFFPEANEVTFARNSVFGGASFKLDYLTKPSFFEDFGFVEKVKMKDRVKPEDELFLVAYPYFNVNEMLVVEELYIEAVKNTNRKLIIFNGELDRIRSGYYPPFFYPKLAALSKTLFPLMETVYYIHNFKGSKGGTLFRSYPGPWKVLRRVGNKYICIHQQETMPSLKEVALDILPSA; this is encoded by the exons ATGCCAATATCTGAATCAATTCTTTCATCGTCAACACGGCTTACCGCCATTCCTTCTCTATCTCTTGCAACTTCACAGACACAAAAATCG GTTGGGAATAAGTGCAGACATTTGAGAGTGAAGTGTAATTATGGAAGTTTGGGTGGAGGAACAGGGGCAAGTTTTATGGGGTCTAAGGAAAATGTGAAAGTTGTAAGCAATTGGGTAAAGGGTGGTGACATTGACAATGCTTCAGTGGAGTTGGATGTTCCATTTCCTCAAGACTACTCTGAGCTTCTCCAACAA GCCAAAAAAGCAACTGCATTGGCTTTGAAAGACAACAGACAATTGATG GAGATTGAATTCCCAACTGCCGGGCTTGAATCTGTACCAG GGGATGGTGAAGGTGGAATAGAGATGACGGAGAGTATGGTGTTAATTCGTGACTTCTGTGATCGTTTTGTTGATACAGTGAAAGCTGTGCGAACTAGAATA TTTTTTCCTGAGGCCAATGAAGTAACTTTTGCAAGAAATTCAGTCTTTGGAGGAGCCTCCTTCAAATTGGATTATTTGACAAAACCAtcattttttgaagattttggttttgttgaaaaagtaaaaatgaaGGACCGTGTGAAGCCAGAAGATGAACTATTCCTTGTCGCTTATCCATATTTTAATGTCAACG AAATGCTCGTTGTTGAAGAGCTTTACATAGAAGCTGTCAAGAACACCAACCGAAAATTGATTATATTTAACGGAGAACTTGACCGCATAAGATCTGGCT ATTATCCACCATTTTTCTATCCGAAACTGGCTGCACTTTCAAAGACCCTGTTTCCACTGATGGAGACTGTATATTATATCCACAACTTTAAGGGATCCAAAGGGGGAACCCTTTTCAG GAGCTATCCCGGTCCTTGGAAAGTCCTTCGAAGAGTAGGGAACAAATACATTTGCATTCATCAACAAGAAACTATGCCTTCACTGAAGGAAGTTGCTTTGGATATTCTTCCATCAGCTTGA
- the LOC115713329 gene encoding protein LPA3 isoform X1 — protein MPISESILSSSTRLTAIPSLSLATSQTQKSFMEVQVGNKCRHLRVKCNYGSLGGGTGASFMGSKENVKVVSNWVKGGDIDNASVELDVPFPQDYSELLQQAKKATALALKDNRQLMEIEFPTAGLESVPGDGEGGIEMTESMVLIRDFCDRFVDTVKAVRTRIFFPEANEVTFARNSVFGGASFKLDYLTKPSFFEDFGFVEKVKMKDRVKPEDELFLVAYPYFNVNEMLVVEELYIEAVKNTNRKLIIFNGELDRIRSGYYPPFFYPKLAALSKTLFPLMETVYYIHNFKGSKGGTLFRSYPGPWKVLRRVGNKYICIHQQETMPSLKEVALDILPSA, from the exons ATGCCAATATCTGAATCAATTCTTTCATCGTCAACACGGCTTACCGCCATTCCTTCTCTATCTCTTGCAACTTCACAGACACAAAAATCG ttTATGGAAGTGCAGGTTGGGAATAAGTGCAGACATTTGAGAGTGAAGTGTAATTATGGAAGTTTGGGTGGAGGAACAGGGGCAAGTTTTATGGGGTCTAAGGAAAATGTGAAAGTTGTAAGCAATTGGGTAAAGGGTGGTGACATTGACAATGCTTCAGTGGAGTTGGATGTTCCATTTCCTCAAGACTACTCTGAGCTTCTCCAACAA GCCAAAAAAGCAACTGCATTGGCTTTGAAAGACAACAGACAATTGATG GAGATTGAATTCCCAACTGCCGGGCTTGAATCTGTACCAG GGGATGGTGAAGGTGGAATAGAGATGACGGAGAGTATGGTGTTAATTCGTGACTTCTGTGATCGTTTTGTTGATACAGTGAAAGCTGTGCGAACTAGAATA TTTTTTCCTGAGGCCAATGAAGTAACTTTTGCAAGAAATTCAGTCTTTGGAGGAGCCTCCTTCAAATTGGATTATTTGACAAAACCAtcattttttgaagattttggttttgttgaaaaagtaaaaatgaaGGACCGTGTGAAGCCAGAAGATGAACTATTCCTTGTCGCTTATCCATATTTTAATGTCAACG AAATGCTCGTTGTTGAAGAGCTTTACATAGAAGCTGTCAAGAACACCAACCGAAAATTGATTATATTTAACGGAGAACTTGACCGCATAAGATCTGGCT ATTATCCACCATTTTTCTATCCGAAACTGGCTGCACTTTCAAAGACCCTGTTTCCACTGATGGAGACTGTATATTATATCCACAACTTTAAGGGATCCAAAGGGGGAACCCTTTTCAG GAGCTATCCCGGTCCTTGGAAAGTCCTTCGAAGAGTAGGGAACAAATACATTTGCATTCATCAACAAGAAACTATGCCTTCACTGAAGGAAGTTGCTTTGGATATTCTTCCATCAGCTTGA